The stretch of DNA aagtaaaataagcaTTTTAAGAGGCATATAAGTCATTGTTTCTACAGCGTTTCCCGCTAGGATGACAAGTCATAAAAATATGAAGCAATTTCAAGGAGTTTCATGAGTGTGACATTAGAATAAGAAGTTTGGAgtggaaaaaattttttttcagatttttaagtaGAAAGATCAGGAGAAATCTTTGATAAAGTAACATTTTATCagtaacaaaaatttaaaggGAAGAATGAGATCAAAAGATGCAGGAATGCAGGGCTTAGGGTGCAACCTGGTGATAGCACACCTCCTATTATGTGTGAGaacttgagtttaatccccagtagCACTActgaaaaatgagaaagacagagagagaaataatgaaCTTAGTGAGAGGATGATACACAAGATTCAACaggatctctccctctctctctctctcagcttaaACCTATGTTGAAATTGTTTCTAAAACCCCAGATTTCCTTCActgagagagatgggggaagcaACCACTTTTCCATGAAAGCTGTACTTCTTAGCATTCGTCAGGTTGCTACAATtatctggaaagagagaacttcaattgagaacatgcctccataGACTTGTGTCTGAGTGGGAGCCCCACAACACTTGATCATGTTCAATATGGGATAGGAAtatttctgggcagtggtggcgcacgcctttaatcccagcactggggaggcagaggcaggcggatctctttgagtttgaggccagcctgggctacataccaagtgagtcccaggaaaggggcaaagctacacagagaaaccctgtcttgaaaaaaaaaagggataggAATTTACTCCAACACTTAATAGTGATTGTCCACTTGGTGGGATTTAGTATCACCATGGAAATGTTCCACTAGGcatgttgtgaatgtgtttctaGAGCGGGAAAATTGAAGTGGGAAAACTTACCCTGTATGTATGTGGCTGACACCTTGCATTGGGATGGAGTCCTGGAGTTAATAAAAAGAAGGAACTGAACTGAGCACaagtagaagagaaaaaaaagaaaaagaaaatgcctccagaagattaGTTTATAGACAAATCTGTGGGAGTGTTTTCTTGGTTAATTATTAATGTGGGAaagcagtgccatccctggacaggtggtcttgggttgATTGAACTGAATGAGcgaactgagcaagccatggagagcatgCCAGTatgcagcattcttccatggtttctgcttccaggCTCCTGGTTGaggcgttttgttttgttttgttttgttttgttttgttttgttttgtttgttttttccctgacttccctcaaagaTAGATTGTGACagggaaatataagccaaataaacagtTTCCTACCCACatagcttttggtcatggtgtttaccacagcaatggaaagtgATTAATACAAACATGGAACACCTCAAATGCGTAAAGGGACACAATGAACTTGGCCTTGTTGAAGGCTGATAGTTGAATATCAGTCTTGCTCTGTACTGTGTTTGTCAGCATATGGGTTTTGGTCACTTTTCAATTACAGTTTCTAGTAAAAATAAGCCATTTTGTGATATTCTTTGTACATATTCCTATAGTATCAAGTCAAAGGTACTAGGAAAACTGAGgattatttaaatgtttactaAGGTTGAGGCTGTGAGGTGATTTGTCTTACCTTGCAGCTCAGGAGACtgcataaaaaaaacaaacaaaaacctctcttTAAATAAGCCTCTAATAGAGCAACCTAGCTAGACAAGTATACAGCTGGCTTTGCAGAAATCGAGAGGAGATAAGGTCTGGAAGACACCGTGCATTTAGAACCTTTAAAGCTACTAAAAGGGCAACTTTCAACACTATGAAAAAGGCAGCAAAGAATAAACTCTACTTCAAGATGACAGTAAAACAGACATGGTTATGTAAGAAACATTGAAGGGAATTTAATGAGCTACCACAAAGGGGATTATAAGGCCATAAAACTTCAAGGTACATTCTAGTTAAACCCTTACGATTTCTGGGCCTTCTGGAAAATGTAATGTAAGTGTTCACAGTTTTAGAATTGTTGCTTCCTTCAGCAGAAAGTTGAAATATCTGACCAGCTCCTGTTACAAAACAAGCAAAGAGCAGATACCTGGTACACAGGGGTCACCTTTGAGGAGCTCCGCCTTTGCAAACTCCCAAGAAGGCATGCTGCAAGGGCTATTACCTTCATCTTGAGTCTCCAGGGTTACAGTGCCCCATACAGAGGTAAGCCTCGTGAATAATTAACCCCAAAGCagctgaaaaaaatgaattttcagCCAGTGAGTCTTCCTTGAAAAAGGAGCCTAACTTTTTATAGGGTAGTGGATCAAGCCTTTCAATGCTCCCACTCTCAGCCTTATTTAGGcataatacacaaataaaatctatgtgtattaaaggtgtgtaatgTGTTACTTTGAGAGATACATGCACTATGTAACAACTGTTATAACCAAGCTAAGCTAACTTCTCTGCTACCTTCTCCAGAAaccatttgtatgtgtgtgtgtgtggatacagTGAGGACACCTCTGAACTTCAAGTTTACAGCGCACTCACTTTCATCAGTAGCTGTACATTAGGTCTTCAGTTTTTATGTATCTTACGTGAGAAGAAAGTTATGGAAAGAATATTTTGGTgtggatgtgaaatgtccccataaGCTTTTGTGTTTGAACATTTAGTCTCCAACTGGCAGCACAGATTGGGAATGTTCTGGaacctttgggaggtagaggctgttTTGAGGAAGTGGATCACACTGGTGAGGCTTAAATTTTTCTCTTGCCTCACTTCCAGtctactctctgcttccttaaTGAGACACTTTTGACTAGCTGCCTCCTTCATCTAATGCATTTCCCACCACTTTGAATGTCATCCATCCCTTCTTAACTGTCAACTAAAACAAACTCTTCCTCTGATAGGAAGTCTTCTGCCAGGTATGCTGTGACAGCAatgtgaaaagtaactaaggaCCTTCCACTTCTGGGTCCATCTCAGGACTCGGCACCAGGCTAAATACATAAAAAGTATTCACTAACTATTAAAATGAACGAATGAGCCATGTTTCAAAACGTTGACTGCTGTGGTGCTCTATGCTGATGTAGTTTTGAATGGTACATAAACGTTAGGTATTAGCAAACTGCCAAATATCCTTTACTCAAACCATAGAAAACTCTGTGCCTTATTCTGTGAGTTTAAGTGCATTTTCAGTTTGCCTCGTAAAGTGAAGTCTGACTTTCAGATATATGTAGATAtgatttttggttgtgagcctagcctttaacagctgagccatctctccagcctgtagaTATGATTTTAGTGTGAGCATGAACCAAATATTGCATAGTATACATTTTGTAGAAGATCACTGTTGATATGCAGTTTGTTAAAATTACATTCAGGGCATCCTATGTCTTTATTTCTAAATCTGACAACTCTAGCTTCATGCCTTGAACTTAACTGGAtctgttcctcttcttttctctgtggCCTGGTTCCTAGGGCAGTATTAACTACTTTAAAGATTTGTTAACTCTCCCCAGTTAAAATGAAGAACACATAAACTATGATCTTTTTGGCCTTGCTTGAAGAGATATAGAGAAACCCCAGAGCCTAAGTAATTATGAATGGATGCATAGAATAAACAGCATTACCCACCATAACCAGTGATGTTTATTATACTGACTTTTGTTAAAAGAAAACCTACATAATAGGATTTGTTCTAATGATATGACCTTGTTCTAATGACATGGCCAGATGATGCCACAAGACCTTGGCATCACGAACAAGTACACACTGTGCTAGAAAATCAATAGTTTCTGAAGGGGTCCTGATGAGACTTTCCACAACTTACCACACACTCATAAATCCCTGGAGTTCAGGTGCGTTGCATCCCTAAGCAAGAAGGCCTGGGCCTCAATTAGCTTCATAAGCTGCCAGGCTGGAATGGTTGTTTTTAGCTTTGCTAAAGGCATCTATTCTTCGTTACCATTTTTAACTGTTTCAAACAGTAGTTACTGCACTAGGAAAGAAAATCTAAGCATAGATATTCCTCCTTTTCAAGAAAGCCTGCTGTCTGGAACAATCAGCACAAGTAAGCAAATACATTTGGAATTGGTTATTAATAGCAAATAATAACCTACTGCCACACACCATTGAATATTAGAGTATAACAGTAGCAATAACTTTATTATGATTTCTTGCAAAGAATCCCTAAACAACCTTTGAGAATCAATTCCTCTTACTGTCCTACATAAGAACATTAGTGGCagattaaattttctttaaatctatTCTTTTTCCTCTGGAATGTCCAAGTGAGGCTTCTCTAAGAATTTTGAGTAATATATATCATTTTACCTTCAGCTCTTCACATTATCTCAATATGGCAGGTGCATGGCCACTACAACATTAAATTCATTATTGTTTTTACAAATGGAGTCATTGCCCAGAAATAGTTAGGAGGGCcacctggtttttgttgttcatAAACACTTTGAGAATAGTTTCAGATGTACAGAAAACTATGAAAACATAGAGATCTCCCGGCATCTCATGAACCCTATATCCAGTTTCCTCTAGTGTTGACATCATACATCAACATGGTACACTCATCACAGCTGGTAAACCAGTATGAGGAGACACTGTTCCAGAATACTCCACCCAGACTGCCTTAGTTTCTActtgaaggttttgtttttgttttttctggtccTGGAGCTTACCCAGGAACCCATATGGCATTTGGTGCCATGTCTCCTTTGTGGATTTTCCTGCTTTGAGtagttttcagatttcttttggtCAGTGATGAAGGATGACTGGGTTGGTATTTAACAGAATGAATTGCCTCAAGTTTGGGTGGCAAGTATGCCCCATTAATGTTGACCATGATCACTTGGCCAATATAAGGTTTCTTGGGCCTCTATATTAGTTGTAGTACATAGATAAATACTAAGACTGCCCACGCTCTAGAGGTAGAGCTAATCTCCCCTTCATTGAGAGGGTTGTATTTACAGAGATTATGTTGAATTCTACATGAGAAATTTGCCTCCTCACATCATTCACTCAATCATCCAGCTACTCACTTACATCATCAGCGTTGCTGCACGGATAATTTATTATGTTGCTTATTATCCTAGCTATTGATTTTGCTGTGCAAGTTTCAGCTTCACCCACTGGAGCTCTATCCCCTTCCATCACCATAACCTGTTCgtaagcttttctttctttctgaaagaaCAAGATGTCCCATGGTCCTTGTGTatattctcttctctgtccctagGTTTAGACCCAGCCACTTCTCCAAAGAGCTCAGTTTCCTTCTGTTGGAGCGCAGCACTAGAAACCAAGACGTAGGCCTGGCTGGATGAGAGCCACTGAGTTCTTAAGTGGCTTCTCTCCCCTTTTCCTGCCCAAATACATTTGTCAGTTAGCCTCACGATATTCCTATCATGGATTTCAAACTTGGTTCTGAGGAGGAAATGATGGCTTTATTTCAGAaacatataatggttttaataaTTTTAAGGATGAGTATTGTAGTggccagcattggcctggaaattccaacccccattgaggcttcgttaatggtcacgcccacaaggcgaggtggaggaggaagtggaacaCCCAGGATgcagaggagaggcctctcttggttcccggaccctggacgctgaaggtagactgagcagagttctccagagaacaccgccagactgtgccatacctttaccagacccaacaaccaatcccttcatttgtaagttaccccacaaaataaaccttccttttaactatgtggagtggccttaataattttgcCAATAAAGTATAATTTCCCTTTTGATTATTattaccatgttttctttttcttattaaaggAGCTGAATATTTAGAGAATGGGGTTCCTACGGAAAGGACTTGTTAGCTAAGTGCAGCCTGGTAATTCAACTAGAAATGACAGGGTGTACCTAAGCCTAGGAGGAGTTTAATATATACTATCCTTATCCAACCCTTGTTTAAAAAGAATTACACGATGGGCCAAGGACTCATCAGGGACTGGttgtagaagaataaaaaaagcaGCAACAAAGGATAAAAAAGCTGACACACAAATACTATTGTTCTTCAGaataactggtgtgtgtgtggcggggtggggaggggggggggggggggggtgggggagtgaagGAATCTGACTTTCAATACCAGGAGCATCCACTTTCATAGATGTAACATCAATCATGTGTTCTATTCAACATCAAGGCTTTGCCTGGCTCTTAAAACCACAAATATGTTCTATTGTAGCATAGGcttaccaaacacacacacacacacacacacacacacacacacacacacacacacacccctcatcttttttctacttcctcttcccactTTTATTACCAATAGGTATTCCTCATACAAATTAAACATCCTGTTAAATAACATAATTGTGCATCAGATGATATTTAAATAACACTGATAACAGAATCATGGTTGTTGGGTTACTCAGAAAAGCCAAGCCTATTCAGAACTCCCAGAATCCTGAAGTTTGGAGCTGAGAGTATGCTGATACTGAAAACAGCTCTGTCTTCTGGGTCACTTATTCCTGCTAAGTTTATACCCAGACAAAAATTTTTGGCACAGAATAGCTAGTCTCTTTTGAAGCTGTTGGAGTCATTTAGATGGACTGGCTGGAGGCTGAACACTGTCATTACAGCTTCGGAAGGTTGGTCTGCTCCTGTGTGTGCCTCATGCTTGACAGTGTACACAGTTTGGGGTTCAGAGGACACGATCTTTAGCACATTAAACACCAGAGAGAGCAGACACTaatcaatagaaaaaaataacttctttttatttacaaaaacaaaaatccaaatattGGATGCTGTAAACAAAATTCACAATCTGTTCCCTCTAGCACTGATACGAACATGTCAGTTTTGAAGAGTCCATTTTCCATCAACTCCCTTTTCTGCCTGTGACACACAACTGTCAAAACATTCCAAGGGTGACCCAAGGTGCAGCTTGCTGTGGTAGGACAACTCAGAGCAGGCAAAGGTTGTAGAGAAGCAGGAGCGGGGGTCAACAGGTAACAGAGCCTCTTACATCCTGCAAAGCTTTGCAGTAAGtatcccccagcccctcaccatcTCCCACTTTGTACTCTCATCACGTATTTCTCCATAAGCCATTACCACAACAAAATGTGACACGGAGATCCCGCCACGGCACTGAAATGGTGATgctaaaagaaatcttaaaaaaagagtaTATTCAAATAGGTACTATATATGAAAAcaggtttgtattttttttttttttttggctttttttgttttatctagcACACTTTTTTCTTTCACAACAAAAGCTTATTTTTGACAGCTGGTGACAGCTTTCAACATAATacatttcatttacaaaatagtTCACAATCTTTATTTAACAAGCATTGCATTGAAAACAAGGATACGCACAGTAAAGCAACCAACGACGACGAACAGAAAGGGGTGGCATAAACAGTATGTTcactttccatttcatttcttcccagGCTTGGATTACACATATCTGCCCATCGTTGTGTTTTCTTGGACCCAGGTCAAAACAGTCTAGCTATATTAAAGAAAGCGAGTGCTCGATTCAATTTTTCAAAGTCCATCCCCCTGTAAGAGTTCTTGAGGCAGCTGAATTTACTGCAGATGAAGTAAACTTTGTAAAAGGACACAGTCACAGGCTAAGTGTTCTCTGACATGCCAGACTGGACACACAAGAAGAGCCTCCAGAAGGCAAAACTTCTTCCTGTTTCAAAGTAACAGTGCACTAGGCAGataaacacaaaagcaaacaaatcacaGGCACTGATCAGACACAGAGAGCTGTTCTTTGCTCTGACATTCAGATTTTTAGGCCACACATCCACAAAGAGAGACatatattccattgtgtgttcAACTACATATGCACAGGACTATAGTAtgcacaaaacagaaataaattatataaggGTTAAAATAAATGCCAAAAGTTGTCTTGAACACAGCCTGTTCTATCTGAATGCCATATGCTGGCACTTTCAACTAAGCTACCAACCTTAAAGTAATCAAGCAAAGAATATAAAAACTTGAGAAAGTAAATGAAAGGCATATTTTCTAATAAGGCTCCTTCAAACAAAACCCTGTGTTGTGGATTATCAGCAGGTTGCTGCTATGGCAGAGCCAGAGATCTCCAGACTTTTAAAACAGTGGAGAACTCATGTATGCAGAATTAACATGAGCAGAAACCAGGTCACCAGATGAGCCTCTGCTCCCCAGCAGTCCAGGAGAAGTTGCTAAGAGCTATGCAGGCTGGACTGTGGTCTCTGTTAGGTGAATGTCAGGCCTAATCTGCAAGATGAACAGTATTTCCCGGGACTTTGCAAGTGATTTTTCAGGGCCTGTGATGAGGGAAACTGGACCAACAAGAGGGTAGGATGAGTTTCTTATAAAAGAGAGTGGCAGTGTTGGGGGCTGTGACAGCTTGGCCGGGGTTCACAGGGAAGCTGCTACAGCGAACTCATCTGGTTCCTGTTAAGGCTTCGAATACAGATGCACCCTTCCAATACAGAAGGGTGGTCCAGACAGGCTAACCTATACTAACCTGGCCATGAGAGTCTAAGAGATGCCCAGGTAACAAAACAACCAATCACACTGCCAACGTGAGGGTGTTATGTCCCCCCTAGCTCCTCTGTAACTGATTGAGTCTGCAAAGGAATTATCATAATTAGCAGTCATTCATCAAGATTCAAGGAGATTATGTGACTGTTTCACAACAAGAAGGGAAGGTTTGTAATGCATTTGTTTTGCTtctagaaatatattttcagaGACCAGTGTCTACATGGCTGGGGCAGGAGTTAGGATTAGCTGTTACTGAACTGAAGTCGTATCACAAAGGTATATAAATGGtctcttggaaaagaaaataaagttgggCTTGATCAAATCAAAGTGATTTAATTTAATGTACAGTACTAAATATTTCTATGCAGTGTGACAACCAGATCAAACATGTTTCATATtggaataaatttataaaatgtatatataatatatatcctaTATATAAACTTTATGCAGTTGTGcaaatactctttttaaaaagggtCATTTCACATTTATTAAATTCTAGTGGTCCAAAATGCAGAATGCACtcatttgtatgtttatttaaatattaagaagTAGTGTTCAGGTCCCAGAAATTCTTTTTAGCAGTTATGGATTAATTATCCTATCTCTGGTCCATGATCCACAAGTTCTATGCCTTGAAggcatgtgattttatttatttaaggggAGAGGTTCAGACTGTCAAAATGTCAGGTcaagtcaatttaaaaaaatgttctaccAAATATTCTCCCATTTGTGAAATTTTCTGGTTcactgaagagaagaaaaataacctCACTAAAAATGTATAATCTCTGCTCTTCCTATCAAATATATTActcatttctttccatttgtctCATTTTATATGGGTTTTAATTCATCATTGCAATATGCCCATGCCATCTATGATCCtaacaaaaacataaaatgcacaatattttaaatttcctattTGATACATTATTTTATAGGTCATAGACAAaggagtgtgtgtatatacatacatatcacatacatatgtgtgtacatacacacaaacaatataCGAACACGTACCTATGATAACATCACACCAAACAATATCAACTTGATATAGGTATTTGCTAAGAAAAAATAGGGCATTTCCTCCACCATTCACAagcttgtatgtttgtttttttatttttttcttgagtccctgataaaataaaataatcattaaacCATAAAATAACTTTTCCACTTCAAATCCTCTAAAAGCAACAGGCACTTTGATGTGTATTGGTGTGTAACAAATATAGTAACTCTTTATATATCCTAGTCTATCTCTTCTGCTTGGGGATTTTTATCTGTTAAATCTTTGGTCCTTGAGCATATTTTCTTGGCTACAGCTGTCTTTGCTTGCGTCTTCACATTTTAAGAACGCGAGCTATGCACAAAGCTGGAATTAATGGGTTGTGTCATCGTTAAGTTCTGCTGCTCATTATGAAAACAGCATCAAACTACTACTGTTCATTTGGATTGAGCAGTTTCTGTGAGGAGAATGGGATCCTTCCAGAGAAAGCGCTTGCTGCAAGACAGATGGTAATCCCCAGGAGGAGTCCTGCTTTTCCCATATTGTTACTTCCTGACCTCCTCAACTGATAAGACAAGGCTTGTCTCCTCTGTATTTTCCCTTTTGTGAATGCCATCTTACAAGTTTTTCCACCATCCCCCGTCCCCTATGGCAGAGCTATGGGAGTAGTTGCTGCAAACCCATATTGTCAACAatggagccatttttttttttaattcccttttTATCTTGGGAGAACCTGGCTGCTTTTACTAATGGGCCTCTTTTGTTTCAAGACACAATCCAATTGGGTAGAGACCACGGGAGGGGGATGGCTAAGGAGGGTGACAAGTTGAGATCATGCTCCCTTACCAATGGAAAGATCCATAAGCATTGCCAAGCAATCCGGAGCAAGTCCCCAGTGCACAGAACACATCCCTAGTTAGGGATGGATcactcctttttgttgttgttgttgttgttttgtatttttcctttcttttctatcttgtCTGAAATGGCTTCCCCACAGGACATTTTTAAGTGATTCTTAATTGCAGGGTAACCAAGTGGAGTATGTCTGCTGTTGGCATGTGAATACTGGCTGAACTTGTGCAATGTAGTAATTGCTAAAGTTAGCATCTGCAACGTAAGGGGCTGGCTGGTAATAGCAAGTGACATTAGCCACATTAGGGATGACATTTTGGTCAGCTAGCACCCGGATTGCCAGCATGGTGATAAGGTTTAAAGTCTGCCTCCTCTCGTGTCCCATCAGGCACACTGTGCTCTCATTTACCACCCCATGAAGGGTCATGAGATAGTCATACTTGCGGTCTTCCAAGCCCACGAAGTGGTTCTGCAAGTAAGATTCCAGCTTTCTCTGCTGCTCTCCAATGTCCGAGAAGTCGATGAAAAACCTGGAGCACATGTACCTCTGGAGGGTCTTGATCTCATCGGAGGCAGGCCTGAAGCCCCTCACTAAGAGGTTGCAGTACTTAAGCAGACCTCCCCCTCTGATTTCTTCCGGGTTCCTGGTGGCAATGATCTTGTTGCAAAGGTGATCAAAGGCTTCATGGAAATCACCGTAGACACTCTCACCGATTATTGTGGGGTGAAATGTCTCCGTCATTGGGTTCTCTGAGCACTCGTAAAAGAGGAGAAGGGAGTCTAACTTGATTTGAAAAGAGTCCACACTGAATTCGAACTGCCTCCGGAGGGAATCCACAAACTTCAACTCCACGTTTTTGCCACTGTTGTTTGA from Onychomys torridus chromosome 7, mOncTor1.1, whole genome shotgun sequence encodes:
- the Tent5a gene encoding terminal nucleotidyltransferase 5A isoform X1; this translates as MHQRYFWTDQGQVAFGGHYMAEGEGYFAMAEDELTGGPYIPLGADFGGGCGSFGDRCLDYCESPTAHCNVLNWEQVQRLDGILSETIPIHGRGNFPTLELQPSLIVKVVRRRLEEKSIGVRDVRLNGSAASHVLHQDSGLGYKDLDLIFCADLRGEEEFQTVKDVVLDCLLDFLPEGVNKEKITPLTLKEAYVQKMVKVCNDSDRWSLISLSNNSGKNVELKFVDSLRRQFEFSVDSFQIKLDSLLLFYECSENPMTETFHPTIIGESVYGDFHEAFDHLCNKIIATRNPEEIRGGGLLKYCNLLVRGFRPASDEIKTLQRYMCSRFFIDFSDIGEQQRKLESYLQNHFVGLEDRKYDYLMTLHGVVNESTVCLMGHERRQTLNLITMLAIRVLADQNVIPNVANVTCYYQPAPYVADANFSNYYIAQVQPVFTCQQQTYSTWLPCN
- the Tent5a gene encoding terminal nucleotidyltransferase 5A isoform X2 yields the protein MAEGEGYFAMAEDELTGGPYIPLGADFGGGCGSFGDRCLDYCESPTAHCNVLNWEQVQRLDGILSETIPIHGRGNFPTLELQPSLIVKVVRRRLEEKSIGVRDVRLNGSAASHVLHQDSGLGYKDLDLIFCADLRGEEEFQTVKDVVLDCLLDFLPEGVNKEKITPLTLKEAYVQKMVKVCNDSDRWSLISLSNNSGKNVELKFVDSLRRQFEFSVDSFQIKLDSLLLFYECSENPMTETFHPTIIGESVYGDFHEAFDHLCNKIIATRNPEEIRGGGLLKYCNLLVRGFRPASDEIKTLQRYMCSRFFIDFSDIGEQQRKLESYLQNHFVGLEDRKYDYLMTLHGVVNESTVCLMGHERRQTLNLITMLAIRVLADQNVIPNVANVTCYYQPAPYVADANFSNYYIAQVQPVFTCQQQTYSTWLPCN